In the Acidobacteriota bacterium genome, one interval contains:
- a CDS encoding metallophosphoesterase, which produces MNFETPMDDATVAPEPPSSASPSLPFLAVSLFVLLWLGGSGLLIGAWIHPLVPGGWWTVLALLGVVLLPLRTLLRGFRGRSYPSAMTRLWVLRPFWFAMGAFPLLAVSTAVAGLVGWPWGLAGSAGRWGLAAGASVLVVMTAAGYRGARQLVVRRLEASLPRLPSAFDGLRVVQISDLHIGPHTSRGFLARMVAEIERADPDLVVFTGDQVDDFARDVELFNQTFRRLQPPLGRIAVAGNHDVYAGWDKVHRGLEAGGCRVLVNQAMALERHGQRLWIAGTGDPAGRAWRRDGGAAATPDVVATLDAVPPGEATLALAHNPALWPALAGRGVDLTLSGHTHYGQFALPRLGWCAASPFLDLAMGAHRSDRSLLYIHPGSNYWGIPVRIGTPPEVTLLTLRRGAPALREVGRSRCGGAPPLVDPAEAEEES; this is translated from the coding sequence ATGAATTTCGAGACCCCGATGGATGATGCGACGGTGGCTCCGGAGCCACCGTCCTCTGCCTCGCCGAGCCTGCCATTCCTCGCTGTCAGCTTGTTCGTGCTGCTCTGGTTGGGCGGCTCCGGTCTACTGATCGGTGCCTGGATCCATCCGCTGGTGCCGGGAGGGTGGTGGACGGTGTTGGCGCTCTTGGGCGTGGTGCTCTTACCCCTCCGGACGCTGCTGCGCGGCTTTCGAGGCCGTTCCTATCCGTCGGCGATGACCCGGCTGTGGGTGCTTCGGCCCTTCTGGTTCGCGATGGGTGCTTTTCCCCTGCTCGCCGTCTCCACCGCCGTTGCCGGGCTCGTCGGTTGGCCCTGGGGACTCGCCGGCAGCGCCGGTCGCTGGGGCTTGGCGGCTGGAGCATCGGTCCTCGTGGTGATGACCGCGGCCGGCTATCGCGGGGCGCGCCAGCTGGTGGTTCGGCGCCTCGAAGCCTCCTTGCCACGGTTGCCGAGTGCCTTCGACGGCTTACGGGTGGTGCAGATTTCGGATCTCCACATCGGCCCGCACACCTCGCGCGGTTTCTTGGCCCGGATGGTTGCGGAGATCGAGCGGGCCGACCCGGATCTGGTGGTCTTCACCGGCGACCAGGTCGATGATTTTGCGCGCGACGTCGAGCTCTTCAATCAGACCTTTCGCCGACTCCAGCCGCCTCTCGGGAGGATCGCCGTGGCCGGGAATCACGACGTCTACGCCGGTTGGGACAAGGTGCATCGAGGTCTCGAGGCGGGGGGCTGCCGCGTGCTGGTCAATCAGGCCATGGCTCTCGAACGGCACGGCCAGCGGCTGTGGATCGCGGGCACTGGAGATCCCGCTGGCAGGGCGTGGCGGCGGGACGGCGGGGCCGCGGCGACTCCCGACGTCGTGGCGACCCTGGATGCCGTGCCGCCGGGCGAAGCGACCCTCGCCCTGGCCCACAACCCCGCCCTCTGGCCGGCCCTCGCCGGGCGCGGCGTCGATCTCACCCTGAGTGGCCATACCCACTACGGACAGTTCGCGCTTCCGCGCCTGGGGTGGTGCGCCGCCTCGCCCTTTCTCGACCTGGCGATGGGCGCTCATCGGTCCGATCGCTCGCTGCTCTACATTCATCCCGGGAGCAATTACTGGGGCATTCCGGTGCGCATTGGGACGCCACCGGAGGTGACTCTGTTGACCCTGCGACGCGGGGCGCCGGCGCTGCGCGAAGTCGGCCGCTCGCGGTGTGGCGGCGCGCCGCCGTTGGTGGACCCCGCCGAGGCCGAGGAGGAGTCATGA